A genomic stretch from Acetobacter ascendens includes:
- a CDS encoding S41 family peptidase — translation MKFRTGLMFGATALTGLALAFHPGHFFGSALVASPAQAATAPDATPTTNHAETYRLLTLFGTVMDMIRQQYVEPVSDRDLITNALNGMLSGLDPHSSYMTQKQYDDMMVQMKGEFGGLGLELQQQDGHIRVVSPIDGTPGFRAGIKPGDYIIAVDGHPIDGTPLDEAVKKMRGKANTKITLTLVREKTPKPIVVTLTREVIHIDVVKSALYDRVGYIRVAQFNETTEKELLKAYNSLKQQAGGKLAGMVLDLRNDPGGLLDQAVDVSSNFIRSGEIVSTRSRNPKDSQRWDAHGTDITDGLPLVVLINGGSASASEIVSGALQDHHRAVLIGTRSFGKGSVQSIIPIPGNGAVRLTTARYYTPSGRSIQALGITPDIVVKETREDPAFSLREADLEHILKNQGGNQTKAQPRTDLPAIAKDIPNEPPANWPEFEYDKPATDFQLQEGLRIVRFMAGLPSPDPAASLPPAKPPAKTDSATHH, via the coding sequence ATGAAGTTCCGCACAGGTCTGATGTTCGGCGCCACTGCCTTAACCGGCCTTGCCCTGGCTTTTCATCCGGGCCACTTTTTTGGCTCTGCCCTTGTAGCTTCCCCTGCGCAGGCTGCCACTGCGCCAGATGCCACACCCACCACAAACCATGCTGAAACATACCGGCTGCTCACACTGTTTGGCACGGTTATGGACATGATCCGCCAACAGTATGTGGAACCTGTTTCAGACCGTGATCTGATTACCAATGCGCTGAATGGCATGTTAAGCGGGCTGGACCCGCACAGCTCTTACATGACGCAAAAACAGTATGATGACATGATGGTGCAGATGAAGGGCGAGTTCGGCGGCCTTGGTCTGGAACTTCAGCAGCAAGATGGGCATATCCGCGTTGTTTCCCCCATTGATGGCACACCGGGTTTTCGGGCAGGCATCAAACCGGGTGATTACATTATTGCCGTAGATGGCCACCCGATTGATGGCACCCCGCTGGATGAAGCCGTAAAAAAAATGCGCGGCAAGGCCAACACCAAAATCACCCTGACACTGGTGCGCGAAAAAACACCCAAACCCATTGTGGTGACGCTAACGCGTGAAGTAATTCACATCGATGTTGTCAAATCCGCGCTGTATGATCGGGTAGGTTACATCCGCGTGGCCCAGTTTAACGAAACCACGGAAAAAGAACTGCTGAAGGCTTATAACAGCCTTAAACAGCAGGCTGGTGGCAAGTTGGCCGGAATGGTGCTGGATCTGCGGAATGATCCGGGGGGGCTTCTGGATCAGGCAGTGGATGTTTCTTCCAACTTCATCCGTTCGGGCGAGATTGTTTCCACCCGTTCGCGCAACCCCAAAGACAGCCAGCGTTGGGATGCCCACGGCACCGACATTACGGATGGTCTGCCGCTGGTAGTGTTGATTAACGGTGGCTCCGCCTCTGCTTCCGAAATTGTTTCTGGCGCATTGCAAGATCATCACCGTGCAGTGCTGATTGGCACGCGTTCCTTTGGTAAGGGCTCTGTGCAGTCTATTATCCCTATTCCGGGTAATGGTGCCGTACGCCTAACCACTGCGCGTTACTATACGCCTTCTGGCCGCTCTATTCAGGCGCTGGGCATCACGCCTGATATTGTGGTGAAAGAAACGCGGGAAGACCCGGCCTTCAGCCTGCGCGAAGCTGATCTGGAACATATCCTGAAAAATCAGGGGGGCAACCAGACCAAAGCACAGCCCCGCACGGATCTGCCCGCGATTGCCAAGGATATTCCAAACGAACCGCCAGCAAACTGGCCAGAGTTTGAATATGACAAGCCCGCAACAGACTTCCAGCTTCAGGAAGGCCTGCGCATTGTGCGCTTTATGGCTGGCCTGCCTTCTCCTGATCCGGCTGCATCTCTGCCGCCTGCCAAGCCACCCGCTAAAACGGATAGTGCAACGCACCACTAA
- a CDS encoding murein hydrolase activator EnvC family protein codes for MKRIRPSSFPARPSPHWGKLAGYTAVLVAVPALLVGYPAMPLQAATTHHKKVATTHHSTQTATKTPERESKPHSTHTRKSKTVAAPSVMSDRSVREAQAAVNAAHAQHEAMEQEKARQAAAVAQSRSQNEAAQAAAAEAKNRALALSAATVSATSQLQSTEQQLADLQDQISDVKKEQATLQAALAQDAHALAPILPLAERLSLYPSDTLLAAPMPQGDAITGFLVLRGLSRQMEQEAEGMRARQTRLAALNTTLTNKLAELNQLEQTQSHQRDTVRQQAALAREAQKQASATAINTNHQLQTATQRAASLQDAVSKLDALQAQAESALQKEIAAAERAHEAARAEAARRKMAAMVKTQGPGLAEHPSAGSGLRPVAGTLISTWGSATESGPATGMTYRTPPGASVRAPCAGTVDFAAPFRTYGQMLILNCGRHYRFIMAGLSGLAVDMGQSLTKGAPIGQMSSSGGSGTLFIQLRHGQKTINPAPFL; via the coding sequence ATGAAACGTATCCGGCCTTCTTCTTTCCCTGCCCGCCCTTCTCCCCACTGGGGAAAACTGGCCGGATATACGGCGGTTCTGGTTGCAGTTCCTGCATTGCTGGTGGGCTATCCAGCAATGCCCTTACAGGCTGCAACCACACATCATAAAAAAGTCGCAACGACGCATCATTCCACACAAACTGCGACCAAAACTCCTGAGCGAGAAAGCAAACCCCACAGCACACATACGCGCAAAAGCAAAACGGTCGCAGCGCCTTCCGTTATGTCTGATCGTTCTGTGCGAGAAGCACAGGCTGCCGTAAATGCGGCCCATGCGCAGCATGAGGCGATGGAACAGGAAAAAGCCCGCCAAGCCGCCGCTGTTGCGCAATCTCGCAGCCAGAATGAGGCAGCTCAGGCCGCAGCGGCAGAAGCTAAAAACCGTGCTCTTGCTCTTTCTGCTGCGACAGTCAGTGCTACATCGCAACTTCAAAGCACAGAGCAACAGCTTGCTGATCTGCAAGATCAGATTTCGGATGTCAAAAAGGAGCAGGCCACCCTTCAGGCCGCCTTGGCGCAAGATGCCCATGCGCTCGCCCCTATTCTGCCCTTGGCGGAACGTCTTTCTCTGTACCCGTCTGATACCTTGTTGGCGGCCCCCATGCCACAGGGTGATGCCATTACCGGCTTTTTGGTTCTACGCGGGCTTTCTCGGCAGATGGAACAGGAAGCCGAAGGCATGCGCGCTCGTCAAACCCGACTGGCTGCGCTCAACACCACGCTTACAAACAAGTTGGCCGAACTGAACCAGCTTGAACAAACCCAAAGTCACCAGCGCGATACTGTGCGCCAACAGGCAGCCCTTGCGCGGGAAGCCCAAAAACAAGCGTCAGCTACTGCCATTAACACCAATCATCAGCTACAAACTGCAACACAACGTGCTGCCAGTTTGCAGGATGCTGTTTCCAAACTAGATGCCCTTCAAGCACAGGCCGAATCTGCCCTGCAAAAAGAAATAGCTGCCGCAGAACGCGCGCATGAAGCGGCCCGGGCCGAAGCTGCACGCCGTAAAATGGCCGCTATGGTGAAAACACAGGGGCCGGGGCTGGCCGAACATCCTTCTGCCGGATCTGGCCTGCGGCCCGTTGCAGGCACACTTATTTCTACTTGGGGGTCTGCCACCGAATCTGGCCCTGCTACGGGCATGACATACCGCACACCCCCCGGCGCCAGCGTGCGCGCCCCTTGTGCGGGCACGGTAGACTTTGCAGCTCCGTTCCGCACCTATGGGCAAATGCTTATTTTAAATTGCGGCCGCCACTACCGCTTTATCATGGCGGGCCTAAGCGGACTGGCCGTAGATATGGGCCAGAGTTTGACAAAGGGCGCACCTATAGGACAGATGAGCAGTTCCGGAGGCTCTGGCACACTGTTCATTCAGTTGCGCCATGGGCAGAAAACCATCAATCCCGCGCCTTTTCTGTAA
- the gpmI gene encoding 2,3-bisphosphoglycerate-independent phosphoglycerate mutase translates to MISTSHPQKRPVMLVILDGFGWREDQSDNAVRIARTPNFDKLWQNNPHNFVRTSGEDVGLPEGQMGNSEVGHLNIGAGRVVMQELPRIFTAIRDGSLARNPVIENFIATLKKSGGTCHLMGLVSPGGVHSHQDHATALAHIVAQAGVPVAFHLFTDGRDTAPRSVQEFLKKLQADLPSSTKLATISGRYYAMDRDKRWDRVEKTYNAIVSAEGPKAATPEDVVNNAYQTDISDEFIIPTVLEGYTGMKDGDGILSFNFRADRIRQLMDALLEPDFDGFTRRKIVQFAAAVAMTHYSDTLSKRMSILFPPEELTNLLGEVVSRAGLKQMRMAETEKYPHVTYFMNGGREMLFEGEDRIMVPSPKVATYDLQPEMSAPELTDKAVTAIKSGEYDLLVLNFANPDMVGHTGKLDAAVKAVEAVDTGLGRIAQAIAEQHGALLVTADHGNCETMKDPKTGGPHTSHTLNLVPFIAYGSGASALRDGGRLADIAPTLLALLNLPKPTEMTGSSLLER, encoded by the coding sequence ATGATCTCCACATCGCACCCACAAAAAAGACCAGTTATGCTTGTCATCCTTGATGGGTTTGGATGGCGAGAGGATCAATCAGACAACGCGGTGCGGATTGCCCGCACCCCCAATTTTGATAAGCTGTGGCAAAACAACCCACACAATTTTGTACGCACCAGCGGCGAAGATGTTGGCCTGCCTGAAGGGCAAATGGGTAACTCCGAAGTTGGCCATCTAAACATTGGTGCAGGCCGTGTGGTGATGCAGGAACTGCCGCGCATTTTCACCGCCATTCGGGATGGCAGCCTTGCCCGTAACCCGGTGATAGAAAACTTTATTGCCACGCTGAAAAAAAGCGGCGGCACCTGCCACTTGATGGGGCTTGTTTCCCCCGGTGGTGTGCATTCCCATCAGGATCATGCCACGGCCCTTGCGCATATTGTTGCGCAAGCAGGCGTGCCGGTGGCGTTTCACCTGTTTACAGATGGGCGCGATACCGCTCCACGCTCTGTACAGGAGTTTTTAAAAAAACTTCAGGCTGATTTGCCTTCTTCCACAAAGCTCGCCACCATTTCCGGCCGTTACTATGCTATGGACCGCGACAAACGGTGGGATCGCGTAGAAAAAACCTACAACGCTATTGTGAGCGCAGAAGGCCCAAAAGCTGCCACGCCAGAAGATGTGGTGAACAACGCCTATCAGACCGATATTTCAGATGAATTTATCATCCCCACTGTGCTGGAAGGGTACACCGGCATGAAGGATGGAGATGGCATTCTCTCCTTCAACTTCCGCGCAGACCGTATCCGCCAACTCATGGATGCCCTGCTGGAACCTGATTTCGATGGCTTTACACGTCGCAAAATTGTGCAGTTTGCCGCCGCTGTGGCCATGACACATTACAGCGATACGCTTTCCAAACGCATGTCCATTCTGTTCCCGCCAGAGGAACTGACAAACTTGCTGGGTGAGGTTGTGTCTCGCGCGGGTCTCAAACAGATGCGCATGGCGGAAACGGAAAAATACCCGCACGTCACCTACTTCATGAACGGCGGGCGCGAAATGCTGTTTGAAGGGGAAGATCGTATTATGGTGCCATCCCCCAAAGTGGCCACCTATGATCTTCAGCCAGAAATGTCTGCTCCAGAACTCACTGACAAAGCTGTAACCGCCATTAAAAGTGGTGAATATGATTTGCTTGTTCTCAACTTTGCCAATCCAGACATGGTCGGCCATACGGGCAAGCTGGATGCTGCCGTAAAGGCAGTAGAAGCCGTGGATACCGGTTTGGGCCGCATTGCACAGGCTATAGCAGAACAACATGGCGCGCTGCTGGTCACGGCGGATCATGGTAACTGCGAAACCATGAAAGACCCCAAAACCGGCGGGCCGCATACATCACACACACTTAACCTTGTGCCCTTTATTGCCTATGGTTCCGGCGCATCCGCCCTGCGCGATGGTGGCAGGCTGGCAGATATTGCCCCCACGCTATTGGCTCTTCTTAACTTGCCAAAACCTACGGAAATGACGGGTTCTTCCCTGCTTGAACGCTGA
- a CDS encoding threonine ammonia-lyase, with amino-acid sequence MITFEDVTAAADRIRGNVIRTPTIASHALSKATGADITLKLENLQAVGSFKERGAANKLALLSPEERSRGVIAVSAGNHAQGVARHASLLGIDAVIVMPKFTPAGKVVRTRNWGARVILEGESFAEALMFAEDLQAREGRTFIHPYDDPAVMAGQGTCALELFQDAGPLDALVVPIGGGGLLSGCAVAARAMRPDIKLIGVQVEKYDSLCAFPGPATRPNGGATIAEGIAVLQIGRQTDEVIRKLVDQVLVVSESAIENAITLLAEGAKQVSEGAGAAGLAALLTYPDMFRGKKVALPVSGGNIDSRILANTLLRAMLRDGRILRLIMEIPDRPGVLADISKSIGEAGGNIIEVSHQRLFAAPSVQAAQLEVMIEARDPEHAALITQELGKSYIVRRA; translated from the coding sequence ATGATCACGTTTGAGGATGTCACAGCCGCGGCAGATCGTATCCGTGGCAATGTGATCCGTACGCCCACCATTGCTTCCCACGCGCTTTCTAAAGCAACCGGGGCTGATATTACCCTTAAGCTTGAAAACCTTCAGGCTGTTGGGTCGTTCAAGGAGCGTGGCGCCGCCAACAAACTGGCACTGCTTTCCCCCGAAGAACGCAGCCGTGGTGTGATTGCCGTATCTGCTGGCAACCATGCGCAAGGTGTGGCCCGCCATGCCAGTCTGCTGGGTATTGATGCCGTTATTGTCATGCCCAAGTTTACACCAGCAGGCAAAGTGGTGCGCACCCGCAACTGGGGCGCGCGTGTTATTCTGGAAGGCGAAAGCTTTGCAGAAGCCCTGATGTTTGCAGAAGACCTGCAAGCACGCGAAGGCCGCACCTTTATTCACCCGTATGATGACCCCGCAGTTATGGCGGGCCAAGGCACCTGCGCGCTGGAACTTTTTCAGGATGCCGGGCCGTTGGATGCGTTGGTGGTGCCGATTGGTGGGGGTGGCCTGCTTTCTGGCTGCGCCGTGGCTGCCCGCGCCATGCGCCCGGATATCAAGCTGATTGGCGTGCAGGTGGAAAAGTATGATTCCCTGTGTGCCTTCCCCGGCCCGGCCACGCGCCCCAATGGCGGTGCTACCATTGCGGAAGGTATTGCCGTTCTGCAAATTGGCCGCCAAACGGATGAAGTCATCCGCAAGCTGGTTGATCAGGTTCTGGTTGTTTCTGAATCCGCTATTGAAAACGCCATTACCCTGCTGGCTGAAGGCGCCAAGCAGGTAAGTGAAGGCGCAGGCGCTGCCGGGCTTGCTGCCCTGCTGACCTACCCGGATATGTTCCGCGGTAAAAAGGTTGCCCTGCCTGTTTCTGGCGGAAACATTGATAGCCGTATTCTGGCCAACACTCTGCTGCGCGCCATGCTGCGTGATGGCCGTATCTTGCGCCTGATTATGGAAATTCCAGACCGCCCCGGTGTTCTGGCCGATATTTCCAAAAGCATTGGGGAAGCTGGCGGCAATATTATCGAAGTTTCGCACCAGCGCCTGTTTGCTGCCCCCTCTGTGCAGGCAGCACAGTTGGAAGTGATGATAGAAGCACGAGACCCAGAACACGCTGCCCTTATCACGCAGGAACTAGGTAAATCCTATATTGTGCGTCGCGCCTGA
- the greA gene encoding transcription elongation factor GreA, with the protein MQKTPMTGKGLLQLEDELRKLKSEERPAVIRAIAEARSHGDLSENAEYHAARERQSFIEGRILELEELISTAEVIEPTSLSGKQVKFGATVCLVDEDTDKEITYQIVGLHEADIKQHRISISSPLAKALIGKEEGDTVSVPAPGGDRTYEILSVKFI; encoded by the coding sequence TTGCAGAAAACTCCAATGACGGGCAAGGGCCTGCTGCAGCTAGAAGATGAGCTGCGCAAGCTGAAATCAGAAGAACGTCCGGCAGTTATCCGCGCCATTGCGGAAGCCCGTAGCCACGGCGATCTTTCTGAAAATGCGGAATATCACGCAGCACGAGAACGACAGTCCTTTATTGAAGGCCGCATTCTGGAGCTGGAAGAACTTATTTCCACCGCAGAAGTTATTGAGCCTACCTCCCTTTCCGGCAAGCAGGTCAAGTTCGGGGCCACTGTGTGCCTTGTGGACGAAGATACGGACAAGGAAATTACGTACCAGATTGTTGGCCTGCACGAAGCAGACATCAAACAGCACCGCATTTCCATTTCCTCCCCACTTGCCAAAGCACTAATTGGCAAGGAAGAAGGCGATACCGTTTCTGTGCCCGCACCGGGCGGAGATCGGACTTACGAAATCCTTTCCGTCAAATTTATCTAA
- the carB gene encoding carbamoyl-phosphate synthase large subunit, translated as MPKRTDIRSILIIGAGPIVIGQACEFDYSGAQACKALREEGYRVILVNSNPATIMTDPGLADATYVEPITPEVVERIILKEKPDAVLPTMGGQTALNTAMALHASGFLTKHNVELIGADAEVIDRAEDRQKFRETMDAIGIESPRSFIAHTLAEAHDALKQIGFPTIIRPSFTMGGSGGGIAYNREEFDQIVLSGLDASPTTEVLVEESVLGWKEYEMEVVRDKADNCIIICSIENIDPMGVHTGDSITVAPALTLTDKEYQRMRDASIACLRAIGVETGGSNVQFGVNPKDGRMVVIEMNPRVSRSSALASKATGFPIAKVAAKLAVGYTLDELKNDITRTTPASFEPTIDYVVVKIPRFTFEKFPGAPALLSTSMKSVGEAMAIGRSFPEALQKGLRSMETGLHGLDPVEQPGDGGEDAFRAALSQPKPERILMAAQALRAGLSVDDIHEACKFEPWFLREMEKIIHAEREVENHGLPKDAQSLRRLKALGFSDVQLSRLSGTQPKEVAKLRSEAGVTPVYKRIDTCAGEFASSTPYMYSTYEGQFAPPTCESNPTDREKIIILGGGPNRIGQGIEFDYCCVHAAYALREAGYETIMVNCNPETVSTDYDTSDRLYFEPLTAEDVISLIRCEQQKGTVKGCIVQYGGQTPLKLSRALEAAGIPLLGTPADAIDRAEDRERFQTMLHKLGLRQPENGIARTPEEAEAVAEKVGYPVVVRPSYVLGGRAMEIVYDRNGLQRYMRDVLTMAGHDISSGPILLDRYLNETIEADVDCIADGTDVYVAGVMEHIEEAGIHSGDSACALPPYTLSPAIVTELKAQTEAMARELGIVGLMNVQYAIKDQEIFVLEVNPRASRTVPFVAKATGVPVAKIGARVMAGAKLSGFNLDDRAVVPHVAVKEAVFPFNRFAEVDTILGPEMRSTGEVMGLDTSFERAFAKSQLGAGVKLPTSGTVFLSVRESDKPQLPPLGRLLASMGFRIMATRGTAKKLRDSGIEVNLVNKVLEGRPHCVDAIRSGEVQMVINTAQGAQSVADSFDIRRSALVLGIPHYTTMAGARAAIHAIAAMREGPLDVAPLQSYFSGTF; from the coding sequence ATGCCCAAACGGACAGACATCCGCTCCATCCTTATCATCGGCGCTGGCCCTATTGTTATCGGGCAGGCGTGCGAGTTCGATTACTCTGGCGCACAGGCCTGTAAGGCCCTGCGGGAAGAAGGCTACCGGGTTATTCTGGTAAACTCCAACCCAGCCACTATCATGACAGACCCCGGCCTTGCGGACGCCACCTATGTGGAACCCATTACGCCGGAAGTGGTGGAACGCATTATCCTTAAGGAAAAGCCAGATGCCGTGCTGCCCACCATGGGCGGCCAGACAGCGCTAAACACCGCCATGGCGCTGCATGCCTCGGGCTTTCTGACCAAGCATAATGTGGAACTGATTGGCGCAGACGCCGAGGTGATTGACCGGGCTGAAGACCGCCAGAAGTTCCGTGAAACCATGGATGCCATTGGCATTGAAAGCCCGCGCAGCTTTATTGCCCACACGCTGGCAGAAGCGCACGATGCGCTTAAGCAGATTGGCTTCCCCACCATTATCCGCCCTTCCTTCACCATGGGGGGGTCCGGCGGCGGCATTGCCTATAACCGTGAAGAGTTCGACCAGATCGTGCTTTCCGGGCTGGATGCCTCCCCCACCACGGAAGTGCTGGTGGAAGAATCCGTGCTGGGTTGGAAAGAGTATGAAATGGAAGTTGTGCGCGATAAGGCGGACAACTGCATTATCATCTGCTCCATTGAAAACATTGACCCAATGGGTGTGCATACGGGTGATTCCATCACCGTTGCTCCGGCATTAACGCTGACCGATAAAGAATATCAGCGCATGCGTGATGCCTCCATTGCCTGCCTGCGGGCCATTGGCGTGGAAACGGGTGGTTCCAACGTGCAGTTTGGGGTGAACCCCAAAGATGGCCGCATGGTGGTTATTGAAATGAACCCCCGCGTGTCTCGCTCCTCTGCGCTGGCATCCAAGGCTACGGGCTTCCCCATTGCCAAAGTGGCGGCCAAGCTGGCTGTTGGCTACACGCTGGATGAGCTGAAAAACGACATCACGCGCACCACCCCGGCTTCCTTCGAACCCACCATTGACTACGTGGTGGTGAAGATCCCGCGCTTTACGTTTGAAAAATTCCCCGGCGCACCGGCTCTGCTCTCCACTTCCATGAAATCGGTGGGGGAAGCCATGGCCATTGGCCGCTCCTTCCCCGAAGCCTTGCAGAAGGGCCTGCGCTCTATGGAAACCGGCCTGCACGGGCTGGACCCTGTGGAGCAGCCCGGCGATGGTGGAGAAGATGCCTTCCGTGCGGCGCTTTCCCAGCCCAAGCCGGAGCGCATCCTTATGGCCGCACAGGCGCTGCGTGCGGGCCTTTCCGTGGATGACATTCACGAAGCCTGCAAGTTTGAGCCTTGGTTCCTGCGTGAAATGGAAAAAATCATTCACGCAGAACGGGAAGTGGAAAACCACGGTCTGCCGAAGGATGCCCAGAGCCTGCGCCGCCTGAAGGCCCTTGGTTTCTCGGATGTGCAGCTTTCCCGCCTGTCTGGCACGCAGCCTAAAGAAGTGGCCAAACTGCGGTCAGAAGCTGGTGTAACGCCGGTTTACAAACGCATTGATACTTGTGCAGGTGAGTTCGCATCCTCCACCCCGTATATGTATTCCACTTACGAAGGGCAGTTTGCGCCGCCAACCTGTGAATCCAACCCGACAGACCGGGAAAAGATTATTATTCTGGGTGGCGGCCCCAACCGTATCGGGCAGGGTATTGAGTTCGATTACTGCTGTGTGCATGCCGCTTACGCCCTGCGTGAAGCCGGTTATGAAACCATCATGGTCAACTGTAACCCGGAAACGGTTTCTACTGACTATGACACCTCCGACCGTCTGTATTTTGAACCGCTGACGGCTGAAGACGTGATCTCCCTTATCCGCTGCGAACAGCAGAAAGGCACGGTTAAGGGCTGCATTGTGCAGTATGGCGGGCAGACACCTCTTAAGCTTTCCCGCGCTCTGGAAGCCGCAGGCATTCCGCTGCTGGGCACCCCGGCAGATGCTATTGACCGGGCGGAAGACCGTGAACGCTTCCAAACCATGCTGCACAAGCTGGGCTTGCGTCAGCCAGAAAACGGCATTGCCCGTACGCCGGAAGAAGCCGAAGCCGTGGCCGAAAAAGTTGGCTATCCGGTTGTGGTGCGCCCTTCCTACGTGCTGGGTGGCCGCGCCATGGAAATTGTGTACGACCGTAACGGCCTGCAACGCTACATGCGCGATGTGCTGACAATGGCCGGGCACGATATTTCCTCTGGCCCGATCCTGCTTGATCGTTACCTGAACGAAACCATTGAAGCTGATGTGGACTGCATTGCAGACGGCACAGATGTGTATGTGGCTGGCGTGATGGAACACATTGAAGAAGCAGGTATCCATTCCGGTGATAGTGCTTGCGCCCTGCCGCCCTATACCCTCTCCCCCGCCATTGTAACTGAGCTGAAAGCCCAGACAGAAGCCATGGCGCGGGAATTGGGCATTGTGGGCCTGATGAACGTGCAGTACGCCATCAAGGATCAGGAAATCTTTGTTCTTGAGGTGAACCCACGCGCATCCCGCACCGTGCCATTTGTGGCCAAGGCAACAGGTGTACCGGTGGCTAAAATTGGTGCACGCGTTATGGCTGGCGCCAAGCTTTCCGGCTTTAATCTGGATGATCGGGCTGTGGTGCCGCATGTTGCGGTGAAGGAAGCCGTATTCCCCTTCAACCGCTTTGCGGAAGTAGACACCATTCTGGGGCCAGAAATGCGCTCCACGGGTGAAGTTATGGGGCTGGATACATCCTTCGAGCGTGCCTTTGCCAAATCTCAGCTTGGGGCTGGCGTTAAGTTGCCAACCTCCGGCACGGTGTTCCTTTCCGTGCGTGAAAGTGACAAACCCCAACTGCCGCCGCTGGGCCGACTGCTGGCTTCCATGGGTTTCCGTATTATGGCCACCCGCGGCACAGCTAAAAAGCTGCGCGATTCCGGTATTGAGGTCAACCTTGTGAACAAGGTGCTGGAAGGCCGCCCACATTGTGTGGATGCCATTCGCTCTGGCGAGGTGCAGATGGTCATCAACACAGCACAGGGTGCGCAGTCTGTAGCGGACAGTTTTGATATCCGCCGCTCCGCCCTTGTGCTGGGGATTCCGCACTACACCACCATGGCCGGCGCGCGGGCTGCAATTCATGCAATTGCGGCAATGCGTGAAGGACCGCTTGATGTTGCGCCACTTCAGTCATACTTTAGTGGAACATTCTAA
- the carA gene encoding glutamine-hydrolyzing carbamoyl-phosphate synthase small subunit: MPLSIDTIIARIGGPDATAKLTGVGTEAIRKWRQAQAIPPRHWPVIAQATGLALEDLQPISTDRPSPHAGDSKTGSSMPDARPDGATAALVLADGTVLWGKGFGAFTSKPSIGEICFSTGMTGYQETLTDPSFAGQIITFTFPHIGNVGANAEDDEATKVFARGLVVKEDPTALANWRATESLDVWLKERGVSGIAGVDTRSLTLKIRDKGAQTAALVFPQDGKFDLDVVLAEAKAWPGLEGMDLAKEVTCSAPYAWTKSVWEWPEGSKEAPTNRRKVVAVDYGAKRNILRCLVAAGCDVTVVPATTTGEEILALKPEGVFLSNGPGDPAATATYAVPAIKAVLDAGVPLFGICLGHQLLARALGAKTYKMERGHRGANQPVQDLATKRVEITSQNHGFAVDADTLPANAHVTHVSLFDGSNEGLASDKYPAFSVQYHPEASPGPSDSFYLFKRFVTLIDLNSAKK; encoded by the coding sequence ATGCCCTTGTCCATAGATACCATTATCGCCCGGATTGGCGGCCCAGATGCCACGGCCAAGCTGACAGGCGTTGGCACAGAAGCCATCCGCAAATGGCGGCAGGCGCAGGCTATTCCGCCCCGCCATTGGCCAGTCATTGCGCAGGCCACAGGCCTTGCCCTGGAAGACCTCCAGCCCATTTCGACAGACCGACCCTCCCCCCATGCGGGAGACAGCAAGACAGGATCATCCATGCCCGACGCCCGCCCCGATGGCGCCACCGCCGCGCTTGTTCTCGCAGATGGAACCGTATTGTGGGGAAAAGGCTTTGGTGCTTTTACCTCCAAACCCTCCATTGGCGAAATCTGCTTTTCAACCGGCATGACCGGGTATCAGGAAACACTGACTGATCCATCTTTTGCTGGGCAGATCATTACCTTCACTTTCCCCCATATCGGTAATGTGGGCGCGAATGCTGAAGATGATGAAGCCACAAAGGTGTTTGCACGCGGCCTTGTAGTGAAGGAAGACCCCACTGCACTAGCCAACTGGCGTGCAACAGAAAGCCTTGATGTGTGGCTGAAGGAACGCGGCGTTTCCGGTATTGCCGGTGTGGATACCCGCTCCCTCACCCTAAAAATTCGGGACAAGGGTGCGCAAACGGCAGCGCTGGTTTTCCCGCAAGATGGCAAGTTTGATCTGGATGTCGTTTTGGCGGAAGCCAAAGCTTGGCCTGGCCTTGAAGGTATGGATCTTGCCAAGGAAGTCACATGCTCTGCTCCATATGCATGGACCAAAAGCGTGTGGGAATGGCCCGAAGGCAGCAAGGAAGCCCCCACAAACCGCCGCAAGGTTGTGGCTGTTGATTACGGCGCAAAACGTAACATTCTGCGCTGCCTTGTAGCCGCTGGGTGCGATGTCACCGTTGTACCGGCCACCACCACGGGTGAAGAAATTCTGGCCCTTAAGCCAGAAGGTGTATTCCTCTCCAACGGCCCGGGCGATCCGGCAGCAACGGCTACATATGCTGTGCCCGCCATTAAAGCTGTGCTGGATGCCGGTGTGCCTCTGTTTGGCATCTGCCTTGGCCATCAGCTTCTGGCCCGTGCGCTGGGTGCCAAAACCTACAAGATGGAACGCGGCCACCGCGGGGCCAACCAGCCGGTGCAGGATCTGGCCACCAAGCGGGTAGAAATTACCAGCCAGAACCACGGTTTTGCCGTGGATGCCGATACTCTGCCAGCCAATGCCCATGTTACGCATGTCAGCCTGTTTGATGGATCAAACGAAGGCTTGGCATCAGACAAATATCCGGCATTTTCCGTGCAGTATCACCCCGAAGCCAGCCCCGGCCCGTCTGACAGCTTCTATCTATTCAAACGCTTTGTCACCCTGATCGACCTTAACAGCGCCAAGAAATAA